The Hordeum vulgare subsp. vulgare chromosome 7H, MorexV3_pseudomolecules_assembly, whole genome shotgun sequence DNA window cccacccaggtgacctcctggcgtggtctagggcctggccgcgccagcaggccgcctgggaggcccctggacctccttcggtgatcccgaagcttctgttttgctgatttatatatatatattatagatTTTTTCAGGCTTCGAAAAATtgtgtaaaagcccctacaaaaaagacatcagcggaCAGAAATTGGcaatgggtgcactgagttagtaggttagtccaaatatgtgtaaaatgatatataagtgtagcaaaacatgtaacaatgtcacccaaaagatcatggaacaagcagaaattatagatacgtttgagacgtatcaacatccccaagcttaatttctagtcgtcctcgagtagataaatgataacacaataatttctgtggtgacatgctaacacacatataagaacctccaagtaaagcaagtgacatatgcaattcaagtcaagataataacaagcaagggtctatatctagtattgaatttagcaaagtaggaacataaaggtgcaagagctctcactgtccgtgactcgaatgtctccaaatggtatttgcgtgcaagaagtgggagatgggtttagagataaaatatatttttttaattgagaactcaatctactaaacctcacacttagtctccttcggaatattattttgactcatccccagaccacttgtcagacacaagtcaaaatgatcctctccctttcgactttgagcactcatgcaatggattagCGTaaacaagatatgttggcacttaggatggcaaagagaataatgatggggaaggaagacaaaaagggtgtgaaaggctcacatcaatgaggacaaccataggcgagagaaatccaaatgatagatatgatgtgaggagtatggattgccatgtaacagatgcacatatgagctacggtaagctctccaatggaactagtggggtgcatccaacttgtttgctcatgaagacctagagctcatttgaggaggctcatcattggaatatgcaaaccaagttctatagtgtaaggatccccacatagttatgcatgaatgataatctatatgtagtaccaatatagtaacgtagtacgagtgtggatctttcaaaaggaatagtagtgttgccccttctctctttttatttctttttctctttttttattttttgtgtggcctctttggctctttcatttctctctcatttgtcctctttgtgatcttttgtttgtcctctttgggatcttttccccaCTTAAGggtaacactctatgttttacatgaataaaaagaaaaatcatcacactttataagaattactcaacataaagacaagtgaaaactatcatgatgtatgcaaatataCGCCtctccagtgtagcaggatatgcaatgatactagcgcgtcatgtagcaataatttggggaaggcccaactatcatgcggctctatgatcaagcaaaagcatgtatgacaagaagatcaagtcatgagatgatggatgttacatggcaatgtatctcggaaaggctatggaaatgccttaataggtaggtatggtggttgttttgaggaaagatataatgaggcttatgtatgacagagcgtatcatgtcatgggtttggatgcactcgcgaagtttgcaccaactctcaatgtgagaaagggcaatgcacggtaccgaagaggctagcaaaatatggatggtggaagtgccaacaattgaatactcacattagtccgaagaactcatacacttattatcgataactctctatctagttaggaaattctcaaagagacaagtaccccgaggaggaatatttgggggtttggttatccttgcacatcctcgactcatggtaacgtgagggtactctatatattccaacccctctagaggttagcgatcaatttagtagctatagttctcaactaatttttagtttttgaaaaacacacggatttcccaaaaaacgacacctatcactaataggctcaagatcttggcaccaatagtccaaaaacTACTCaattcaatacctcaaaactattgcaagttactactatacttaaatagcaatctcaattacctactcatgcaagacacacaactcagtgcaacgagccaaatctctaaacaagataagcatgataactcaagagaattCCAGaaacaacctaaataaaagcttttaaaaatacaagcatgaaaactaagagctaagcatgacagtagctacgaaaagatgaagaacacacaaaaagataagcatgaaaaccaatgttgtgttctagagtggaatggagcgtgtctcactCCTAAACAAGGTagactaggttccgacttgttatgaacagcaagaaaaactaaaacaaactaaaaagtaaatagcgggacgctccaagcatagcacatatcatatgaagtgataaaaatatagcatggacatggacgaactgatgattgttgatagagaaggggatgcacgggggcatgcccaagcttagacgcttgagtctcctttgaatatttctttgggtgcatgggggcatccccatgcttgagcgcttgacactcctttatcttctttcatcatctctcccatggcatacttgaaaacttccttcatacgaaactcatcataagctgattagagtggttagttcccttaataaaattattcaatacctgctggaaataaagattttcatgaaaaactactgcttctcatgattgccaaaatgtttttgcaaataaaaagtaagcttaggatttgcaaaacaatgaaaacggaaaacatgatagaatctgtgaaaaacagaacaacacgtagtaaataatttattggggcacttctgcaactcaaataaaaaaactcagaacacatgccagaaaggcaattatatagagcatgctgtcaaaaaaagatgaattggtgatttttggcgaatttttccgtcaagcagacagaatctattTATGTACaagatgtcacaatttttgaattttcttgcaatgagaggctaaaacttggcacaaagcttcaaaataaagatacaatgatattgctacagtagtaacacacaccaAGACCAcaaaaaaactgaaagtaaaaaacttaaagtaaagataacaagggttgtctccctagagctctttgttTATAGCCATAAATATagacttaagattttaatgatgctctcgtaggaataagagttgtagaacaaaagagagcatcaagaagcaaataccaaacacagttaagtctaacatgcttcctatgcataggaatattgcaataaaataattcattgaagcacaaagcaataagcataggaaggcaaaacaagtgcagcttcaaaaccttcaacataaagagagggaacttgatattattgaaatatctataattatatgttcccttctcataataattttcaatgggatcatgaataaactcaagaatataagtatcacataaagcattgttaccgtgatccacatggacttcatgaagaggctaaaacttggagtaaaagagagacttaatctcttcccaatcccgtaggtgagaatcatctagtagcctataccattccaatgcttttcctttcaatgacaaggcaaataatttcctcatgactccatctcttgtcaaacttgaaatattaaacaactcacaaagttctgtaagtttcaacaaatgaatactaggattgactgtttcaTCTCctccataacaatcattcctaattatttcaattatcccaagtggtattttgaatgggatacattcagtaggtggaggaacttctctaccacgggtgtggtaaagcggccttccccgagcagcgaactaagagtgtagttttccataagcctaactagtggagtcacacaacttagtattctcagtggaacccatagcagaagcaacaagcaagaacaaagcaactaattttttgtggttttttggggtataggactctaaagcaaaacaaaaaagcaaactaacaagactaaaaagcaaaggtagaagatagcgtgcaactcccctatcttgaagactggagtccccgacaatggcgccagaaattcgcttgatgacgagttgatgtatatacttctcgcccctcgttggttaccccaagtggaaggtggatatgtagtcagtagcaaatttcccttacacggagactgtaaggtttatcgaaccaggaggactcctaggctccaaaagtaggtgtcttccaccctggcgctagcagaagacatggacctgcacacacaacaaataactttgctcccaacgagtacagagaggttgtcaatctctccggccttgtagtttgaaaaggatcaaaacacaagcgggaaggtaatagtgattgcaacggaaaagtaaatgaaagcggtaaatgatggaggtgtaaacaatgacggtgatatggaccggagtcacatgacgttcactagtgatgtctctctctctctcccaaaaaaATAAACAACTAAGCTAGGGTAAaccaatcacagttgggcaattgacagaattatgatcgcaccgcaatgctaattatgctccttgatagttagaggttcaatactaatgggcaatacgccgagacaagtagactgtttgttcatcagcatctacttactaatcatccaccttgagatttctatccagaacatctctccggtattaagttgcgagccccacccgaagtgtaaactcaaagcaacggacaactgcattaacgaactatgcgtaaggtaaacaatccttgcaactgtggtcacaagcaccgttgttttctccctcgtggcaacaaacacatcccctagtctcatgtttttgtcactcaagctagacatcgaggggcccaaacccacaatcatgcataacgctccatcttagagttacgatctactacttggccaaagcaatataaagcaacagagaacatgcatgaatcattaaggaacataatataaaaggataattaaatatataactcataacaatctgaacataatctcataattcatcggatctcaacaaaccgagcatagcaatatcaagagaattacatagatgccttgatcatgtagggcatctcacaatcactaaccattgaagcacaagattggagagaagacatcacatagctactcgtcatgtactcatggtccaagggaaactactcacggtacatccgggaggcgtccatggttgTGGAGAAGCTCGTGGAGGTCAATCCtcactccggcagggtgtcgggaagaggtctcgtgatgctcctgatctcggaagtgTTGCGGTGGGAACGATGGATAAATTCGCGATTTCAGAAagtgtgcgagggtttcctcacaaaTCTCTAAATAtaagccaaaggagggcaccggaggaggtgggacccacccaggcgacctcttggcgcggcctagggcctggccgtgccagcaggccgcctgggaggcatgTGAACCTCCTGtgtccctccttcggtgatcccgaagtttctgtttcgctgattttttatatatattttcaggattttttcgggctttggaaaattaggtaaaagcccctgcaaaaaaacatcagcagacagaaattggcactggatacactgagttagtaggttagtccaaatatgtgtaaaatgatataaaagtgtagcaaaacatgtaacaatgtcaaccAAAAGATCATAAAACAAGCagaaatcatagatacgttggggacttATGAGCCGCGTCCGCGTTTTTTGCTCCATCATTGAAGCGTCCGAAACGACTGCGCGTGCAAAAAATGTAATTTCTCCAGCATGACGCTAGTATCACgggtgttgaagatgctcttatgtACCGTGAGGTATATAGAGATCAAAGAAGCACCGCCGCGGGATGGATCACGCGAGCGCCTGCACTATGGTTTTCCTCCCACCGGTTTTTTCTTTTGATTTGTTCTTTGTTTtcagatttttattttttgttcagaatttctactttattttcatttccccttttctttttcaCAAATCTGCGATTTTTTTCTAACTCATGAACATTTTTCAATCCTCCATGGCTTTTTCAAATTCGTAGACTTTTTAAATCCTCGAACTTTTTGTGTAAAGTGTTTCAAattattgatttttttccagaaaaacaTGAAAACATTTCGAAATTCATTTAAATCTCTAATAAGAACACTATATTAAATGGTTCTTTTTTTAAACACGTGAACATATTGTTCTAATTTGTGACCAtttttcaaatctgagaacgattTCTGAAATATGggaaaattatttaaattagtaATTAAATTTTATTTTGTGCCCACCTTCTGTGTCTGTTATATTTTTAAATCAACAAATACTTCTGAAAATTCATGTATATTTTTTGGAATCTgaaaacatattttaaaatgcatgatttttttaaattaatgttttattttaaaaTCGGACCAGTTGACAAGTGAgtgaacattttctgaatttaGTGAACTTTTTTTGAAGTCTTGAGCATTTTTTtagaaatttaaatatttcctAAATTTTCCAGAACATTTATTTTAATTTAATACTCTTCTAAAATCTTGAATGTTTGATAAAAAGCATAAACAGGTCtgaaaggaaaacaaaaaggaaaaaatgaatgGAATAAACTGGCGCTGGGAAGTGCACATTTAATAAGACCGTGCCGCCCTACACACATTGACCGGTCCAAAGCATGCACGGACGGGAACCCCTAATCGGCACCTTCAGCACCGATTAGCTAACCTGGCTCCTGTACGTTACTTCGTTGTTCCTATTTAAAAGCTGGCCCATTTCACTACACGCAGCACCGCGAAAAATCATTAATAGCGCAAAAATCTGCTCTCGTAAGGATTTCATCCCAAGCACTCCACCTCCGATGCATGTTGCCCAACCACTAGACCAAACAGGCTTTAATAAATCATTAGGACACCAACTATTTAAGAAGTAAGTATAGCCACGCTATTTACTGCATATATGAATTAGAAACATGTGATTTAAAAAAATGGGAAGAAAATTTGAAAGTTTGCAGAACTCAAAACAAACAAAAGAATTTTCATGaattaaaaaaattcaatgaTTTAAAAAAAGCTCACAAAGTTCAAAAAGTTCATCTATTTTGAAAAAtagttcatcgattttgaaaaaagttcatcgtttTTGCAAAGATGTACTCAATTTTGGAAAAGGTTCATAAGTCTTAAAAAACTTCATCTATTTTTaataaaaagttcatcaattttgaataaAAGATCATCATTCTGTAAAACAAATTAATTTTATAAAATAGCTCAttaattttgaagaaaaaaatcaTCTAGTTTCAATTAAAGTTCATCGATATTGAATAAAATTCAACGTTCTTAAAAACAAGTTTatggattttgaaaaaagttcatcatttttggagaaaagttcaaaaacatgaaatAAGTTCATTGATTTACAAAAGTGTTAGTAAAAATTTTAAAATGTTTGTAGatatgaaaaaagttcatcaatttggtAAAAAGGCCATATAATTTGGAAAAAAAGTTCATAGattttctaaaaattctacaaatttgaaaaaaaatcatctaaTTTGAAAACAGTTCAGTGAAATGgggaaaagttcatcgatttttcaacgaaaaaaaaaatcaaattgcAAAACGTTTaggaaatttgaaaaaaatgttcatcaatttgAAGAAAAAGTTCATGAATCCTTCAAAAAAATCATCGAGacgggaagaataaaaagaaataggaaaaaaacagaaatgaaagacgaaaaaacagaaacaaaaaatgaaaaagaaaaagcaaaaagtaaataaTAAAAGATGCAAACAATGTTAGTCATCAAGTTAGGCGAGGTGGCGCAGTGGTTACTGTCTATTAACTTGATTTCGAGATCTGAAGTTTGATACACCGCAAAGCTGCTCCTTTTTGCATCCTTAAATTGAAAAGACAAAAGTCgagatgggccggcccaaggcGGGGCGCTGCAGGCGTCCGTTTGCAAAATTGTACTGTAACAAATGTCTATGACGTCAAATAGGATTTGCCTGCACGGAAGGCAGGGAGTGTCCTTATTGCGACAGACTGTCGGGCAAACGCACAGGCGACTGACTGGGTCAGCCCACTGGCGCACGGACGGATCTGTATGTATGGAGAAACGATCGGATGTTGTAGCATAAATTCGCAAGAACATAACATGCTACCAGGGATCCATCCCTCTTTTTCATAAGACTGAGGTATAGGTAGGtctaaaaaaagcaaaaaaaaaagaatGAAATCGCATCCTCTCTATAATAAGTAAATGCCTTTTTTTTCTCCTGAGGTTGTCGGAATTATTCACAATAAAATATAGGCTACAATTGAGGTCTTATCAACGGAATTTCAAATATTGAATGAATAGAGCGTAAATTCTGAAACTttggtatttttttttctttcggaCAAGATAATTCCCGTAGCGAGAATGGGATTTCTACAACAATCTCAAACCCCTCAGATAGAATCTGAGAATAAAACTAGGAATAAAAAGTAGATGTGTCATATAGTTGTAGCAACTGCACTTTGTTATCTAAAAAATAAATGAGATTCTAGGTTGTGAAGCAAAACTGTACCAAATAAATGATTACTCGAATCAAGGTTTTGGACATAAAGATTCCACTGACCCATCAAAAGGGGTCCCAACCCCTGGGGAAACACCACTTCCCGGGGTCACAAGGCAATTGAGTCTGTTCTGCTAGCCAGCAAAGGTAATGAGATTGAATGATTACAAAGCAGCGCATCTTTATAAGAACCAAAAACAACGCAGATCCAAACCTCTCatagctcggaacaaacatatacgAACCAAAATCAACGCAGATCTATACGTGAACCATTTTGAAAATAGGAACATTTATtaaattttgaacatttttttttcAAACATGAACAAGTTTTTAAAAGAAGTGCACATTTTTTGGATGTGCGACCAAATTTTAAATTGGGAACATTTTTAATTagtgaacattttttttaaaacagaattTTCCATCTGCGAACAAATTTTGAAAGTCTAAAACACATTAGGAAAATGCGAATATTTTCTTAATTTATGAAACAAAAGTAAAAAAGGAACATTTCTAGAACTTATGTACATTACTTGAAAAGGCGAATATTTTCTAGAaaataaaacatttttaaaactccCGAAAATAATTATAAAACACAAAGATTTTTTGAAacatgtgaacattttttgaaacacctAAAAAATTGAAAGATGAACATTTTAACAATTTTTGAAAACGGGAACATTTATAGTAGTTCCAATGATTTTTAAATAAACTTGCGAACTATTTCTAGAAAAATACAAACAAATTTTAAAAACATGAAGATTTTTTGTCCTACAAAAAGGAAAAGGAACAGTTTAAAAATTTATGAGCTAGTTTTGAAAGaaggaacatttttttgaaattccaaacaatttttgaaatatttgtgaaGATTTTAAAGAAAAATATACAAAGAAAAAACAATCAGTTTtgaaaattgtgaacatttttggaaatttgattttttttcaactcaCAAAAAATGGACATTTTGCCAACAATTGATGAAGCATGACCTATTTATAAAATTTGTAAATAATTGTTTGCAATGGGACAATTTATTAAACCTCTTAACATCTTTCAAAAAGTAcaaacattttataaaatcctgGACACAAAAACAATAAAACACGTCGATTTACAAGAATATTGAAAAGAAAGAgtagaaaaaaaactaaaattgaaatgaaaggaaagaaaagaaaagaaataacggCATAGAAAAACAACAGAAAAGGGCGAAATGAGAGGAAGAAACAGAACAAAGAAAAAAACCGATGCATGAACTTTCTAGAAGTTTCCGCAAACCAGAAAAAAACGCCTAATAACCTGTAGAGGGTTCCGAAAACCGAGGACGTTGAAACGCTTAAACGGGATCGGGCGTTTGCTTGTACGAAGAAAGAGCGGCAAATAGAGAATTGTAAGCCCTGTACAATTGCGCCGGCCGATAAACCTCTTTTTTATTCCGTTTTAAAGCCCAAACAACGAGCGctcaatctttacctaataataaaaaggatatcGCTTCCGTCGAAAAATCCATCGaggaatttaaaaaaaaaaccttactgtttatgacattaaactcgtagtatatattaaatattttttaaatactcatatcttttaaaccgtaactccaaatttaacatattatacatcgaatttgattagaaaaatatgtagaatttaaatatgatattattttatctgttaaatgtttaataaaaatactatctagggtgcaatcttaattttacctaataataaagaggctatcgcttccgtcggaaaacccatcgaggtaatttaaaaaaaaaaccttactgtttatgacattaaactcgtagtatatatattaaatatttttttaaatactcatatcttttaaaccgtaacttcaaatttaacatattatacatggaatttgattagaaaaatatgtagaatttaaatatgatattattttatctgttaaacgtttaataaaaatactatctatggtgcaatcttaataaataagtcattattcgtctttctttcatgccggtactcatccgggttggaaatgaacacgtcaacaaaatcaggattagagatgaaactgaaggtcacttgactgattctttgtacgtattaaatctacatgcaagccgtgttaaaatagaagacctgtgaaattttgaactgcatttttgtaggataagaccatctttatttgtatcgtaactataaattctcaaattatagacatctTTTATAAATTACGAGCGTGTGccctgtggtatttctttctcctgttgcaacgcatgggcccttttgctataataataaagaggctattgcttccgtcggaaaacccatcgcTGCCTTTTTAAAAAGCCTCTATCTTTTAGGTAATTAAACTGGAACGACATGAACCCATCCGACACGATGCTCCCGCCGTAGTCGTCCCCGTCGCCGCACTCCAGGCTGCTGCCGGTCAGGTCCGCCTCCTCGTCCAGGCCGCCCTGCATGGCGCACAGCGTCTTCCTCGCCATCTCGCGCCGGACGCCGCCGGGGGTCCCCTCCTCGGCCACGCAGCGGAGGGCCTTGTCCGCGCCGGCCGCGTGCACCAGGTTGCGGAACTGGAGGCTGCCGCGACTCAGCGCGTAGATCGCCGCCACGCACCACTCCTCCATCTCGGCGACGtcgtgggaggagaggaggatacCGGACACGGCCGCGACGACGCCCGCATCCATCAGAGAGGCACGGCCCTCCGAGCAGCCGCCCACGTTGCAGATCACCATGAGGGCCAGCCTGCGGATGGGCGTGGGCTCGGCGGCGCTGGACGCGACGCTGAGGAGCGCCTTGGATGCCCCCGGGAAGCGGGCGACCTTGGACTGGTTGACGGCGGCCAGCGAGAGGTGGTAGATGGCCATCCCGACGTCGCGGCGCGCGCGGGTGGTGGGTGGGGCAGGTCAGGAGGTCCAGCAGGGGACGCACCGCGCCCAGCACGCCGATGGCGGCGC harbors:
- the LOC123409348 gene encoding U-box domain-containing protein 38-like translates to MAIYHLSLAAVNQSKVARFPGASKALLSVASSAAEPTPIRRLALMVICNVGGCSEGRASLMDAGVVAAVSGILLSSHDVAEMEEWCVAAIYALSRGSLQFRNLVHAAGADKALRCVAEEGTPGGVRREMARKTLCAMQGGLDEEADLTGSSLECGDGDDYGGSIVSDGFMSFQFNYLKDRGFLKRQRWVFRRKQ